AGATTGACGCGGTGGACCGCGCGCCAGTCGGCGAGGCTGGCATGCTCGGGGTCGTTCGCGGTCGCGCCCGATTCGAACCCGGTAACGCCGGCATTGTTGACCACGACATCAGCAATTGGAACGACGCTGGCGAGGCGAAGCCAGTCGGCTTCCTCGCGGACATCGAGCGGTTCGAACCGGCAGCCGATCTCGGCGGCGGTGGCCGCGCCGGTGGCTTCATCCACATCGGTGGCGATGACGATCGCGCCTTCGTCGTGAAAGCGCGCCGCGATCGCGCGGCCGATGCCACGCGCGGCGCCGGTAACGACGCACGTCTTGTTCTTCAGTCTTTGCATGATGATCTCGAAACAGAGTCCAGTCGGCGGATCGCTCCGCTGCGAAGGGCCGCGTCAGCGGTGGCGCTGGATCATTTCGAAAACACTCCTTGAGATGCGGCCTGTTTATGCTCGTCGCGCTTCGCAGGCAAGCAGCGGCTGCGGTGCCACCATCGGGAACTCTTGCAAAGACGGCGTGGTTCGTGTACACGTGAGTACACAAGGAGTCTTCGTCATGGAAATGTCGGTACGGGAAGCTCGGGCGAACTTCGCGTCAGCGCTCGACGCTGCGGCGAAGGGCGAGCAGGTCATCATCACCAAGAACGGCGAACCCGTCGCCGAACTCGGTCCGCCGCGCAAGAAGAAGGGCGGGTTCGATTTCGAACGGAACGAACGGGTCCGCAAGGAACTCGGCCTCGACAAATACGACGGCCCGCCGCTCGACGATGCATGGCTCGAAGAGTTCAACGACGCCGCTTGGGGCCGGGAGCTGTTCGGGCTGGGTGACGATTGGCAACCCGGTCGCAAATGAGGGTGTTGCTGGACACCCACATCCTGTTGTGGATGGCGCGCTCTCCCCAAAAGCTAAGCCGGTTCGAGCGAGGCATTCTCGCCAGCGAGGATGTCTCGCTTCTGGTGTCGGTGATCTCGATCTGGGAAATTCGAATCAAGTGGCAGAAGTTCGATCGAAACGGCGTTCGCAAAGGCGAATTGTCGCCAGAAGATGCGCTGACGTACGTCGAGCGGAATGATCTGGCCCTTATACCCTTGTCCGGAGCGGATTTTACAACCCGGCTGGAACCGCCGCTGGTGCACAATGATCCGTTCGACGAAATGCTGCTCGTTCATGCGGCGCGGCGCGATGCGAAGTTGCTGACGCGCGACCGGCAACTGATCGGGCACCCGCTGGCGATCACCCCCGTCTAGCCGGCGTCCTCGGCCTCCACCGCCATTGCCAGCGCGTCGATCTCGCGCAGCATAGCGACGAAGCCTTCCACCCGAGCGGCATCGAACCCGCCGAAGACACGCTGTTCCAGTTCCAGCGCTTTCGGCGCGACCTGTTCGTACAGCGCCCGGCCCGACGCGGTCAGCCGCAGCAGGTGCGAGCGGCGGTCGCCCGCGTTGGGGACGCGCTCGACGAGGCCGCGTTCGACCAGGGCGATCGCCGCGCGGCTGACCGTTACCTTGTCCATGCGCGTGTTCGCGCCGATCGCCTGTTGGGTGATGCCGTCGCCCTCGGCGATCACCGCGACCAGCCGCCACTCGGGGATCGTCAGTCCGAACAGCGCCTGATAGGCGCGCGCGATCCGGTCGCTCACCAGGTTCGAGGTGAACGATAGCCGGAACGGCAGGAAGTCGTCGAGCTTCAGCGCGGCGTCATGCATCGCGTGAGCCTAGGCGGGCATGCCGCCGGGTTCAACTGCCGGGCAGAGTCGCCTTGGGGAAGCCCGCCCACGCCGCGTCGTAATCGGGCAGGGCATGTTCGAGCGCGAAACGGGTCGGGCGATACGGCCAGCAGCTTTCGACCATGAACGCCATCGTATCGGCGATCTTGCGCGGTTGCAGATCGGCCTCGCTCGCCGCGCGCCAGCTCGCCACGTCCGGGCCGTGACCGGCCATCAGATTGTGCAGCGACAATCCCCCGGGCGCGAAGCCGTCGGCCTTGGCGTCATAGGCGCCGGTGATGAGGCCCATCGCTTCCGACATCACATTGCGGTGAAACCACGGCGGGCGGAACGTGTCCTCCGCCACCATCCAGCGCGGCGGGAAGATCACGATATCGGCATTGGCGCGGCCCGGAACGTCCGACGGCGAGGTCAGCAGCGTGAAGATCGAAGGATCGGGATGATCGAAGCTGACGGTGCCGATCGTGTTGAACCGCGCGAGATCGTATCGCCACGGCGCGACATTGCCGTGCCACGCGACCACGTCGAGCGGGCTATGGTCGAGCGTGGTTATCCACAGACTTCCCAACGCCTTTTGCACAAGCGTGAAGGGGGCGTCGATGTCCTCGAACCATGCGACCGGGGTCTCGAAATCGCGCGGATTGGCGAGGCCGTTGGCCCCGATCGGGCCGAGATCGGGCAAGCGGAACAGCGCGCCGTGGTTCTCGGCGATATAACCGCTGGCGGCACCATCCGGCAGCAACGCGCGGAAGCGAACCCCGCGCGGGACCAACGCGATCTCGCCGGGCGCGACATCGATCCGGCCGAGTTCGGTAAGCAGCGTGAGGCGACCCGCTTGGGGCAGGAACAGCAGCTCGCCATCGGCATTCACGAACGCGCGCTCGGTCATGTCGCGATTGGCGGCGTAGAGGTGGACCGCGACGCCCTCCAGATCGGCTGGATCGCGGTTGGCGAGCATCGTGGTGATGCCGTCGATCAGGTCGGTCGGTTCGGTTGGCGCATCGATCGGCGACCAGCGCAGCCGGTTTGGTGGCAGCGGCGCATCGTCGGTGCCCGGTGCGAAGCGCGGTGCGCCCTGATAGCGCGTGTAGGGCGGGTGTTCGGCGGACGGGCGCAGCCGGTACAGCCAGCTCCGCCGATTCTCGTGGCGCGGCGCAGTGAAGGCGGTGCCCGAGAGCTGTTCGGCATAGAGGCCGAAGGCGGGCCGTTGCGGCGAATTGCGGCCGATCGGCAGCGCGCCCGGCACGGCCTCGGTGGCGAAGTGGTTGCCGAAGCCGGTGAGATAGTCGGTCACGTTGCGTTTCCTTGAGGCATCTCCATTCGTCCCGAGCGAAGTCGAGGGACAGACCTCGGCGCTACGCCATGTGTCTCGACTTCGCTCGACACGAACGGTCTTGGAAGCAAAAGGGCCGGACTCAGCCCTCCACCGTCACCACGCCGCGGCGAATCTGGTCCAGTTCGATCGATTCGTACAGCGCCTGGAAGTTGCCGTTGCCGAACCCTTCATTGCCCTTGCGCTGGATGATCTCGAAGAAGATTGGCCCGAACATATTCTCGGTGAAGATCTGGAGCAGAAGCCCCTCAGTCTCGACGTCGCCGTCGATCAGGATACGGTTGCGCTTCAAACGCTCGAGATCCTCGCCGTGGCCGGGGACGCGTTTGTCGACCAGTTCGTAATAGGTCTCGATCGTGTCCTGCAACCGCACGCCGCGCGCGCGCAGCGCCTCGACGGTGGCGAAGATGTCGTCGGTGGTCAGCGCGAGATGCTGGATGCCTTCGCCATTATATTCGCGGATGAATTCCTCGATCTGGCTCTTGTCGTCCTGGCTCTCGTTCAGGGGAATGCGGATCGCATGGTCGGGCGCGATCATCGCCTGGCTGAACAGACCCGTCGCCTGGCCCTTGATGTCGAAGAACTTCTGCTCCTCGAAGCCGAACAGGGTACGGTAGAATTCGCTCCACACCCGCATCTGCCCGCGCCGGACGTTGTGGGTGAGGTGATCGAGCAGGTCGAGCCCGACCGAATTGCGCGCCTCGGCCTCACGCCAGCCGGGGAACTCGGCCCAATCGGCATAGAGGTCGATGCCGTCCTGGATGAAATAGAGGTACGAACCGCCGATTCCCTGGATGACGGTATCGTCTTCCTCCGTAGGCTTGGCGCCGTTGGCGAGCGCCCATTCCATCGCCTTGGCCGGATCGGCGACGCGGAACGCCATCGCACTCGCCGAGGGGCCGTGTTCGCCCCGGAAGGCGGCGACGCGGCCAGCCTCGTCGCGGTTGATCATCAGGTTTATGCGGCCCTGCTTGTAGCGCGTGACGTTCTTGCTGGGATGGCGGTGCGTGGGAGTGAAGCCGAGCTGCTCGAGCAGCCGGCCCATGCCTTCGGGATCGGGCGAGGTGAACTCGACGAACTCGAAGCCGTTGAGGCCCAAGGGGTTCTGGCGCGGGGTTGATTCGGCATCTTGTATCATGTGATACTAGATACGCGTGCGGCAGAATGGTGTCAAATGTAACCATATCGCTTGGTCCGCTACAATCGTCGCCCCGGCGCAGGCCGGGGCCGGTGGGTTGCTTGGCGAGCGGATTGCCCGACACGCGGCGGCCCCGGCCTGCGCCGGGGCGACGGTCAGGCCGGGCGGCGCTGCCGCGCGACATTGCGCGCGCCGCCGACGATCCGCGACAGGATCAGGTCGTCCAACCCAGCATAGCCCAGCCCGAGATGGTCGGGCCGCACCGTCGCGGTCTCGATCAGGCCGAGCGCGCCGGTGCGCAGCCCGATCCGACCGACCCGCGCCCAGCGCCGCGCGGTTTCCCAGCGCAGCAGCCGGCGGCTGGCGGCGTCGGGGCGGCGCGTCTCGATGAAGTGCGTCTGCAGGCGCACCAGCGCGTCGCCGAGCCGCTGTAGCGTCTCACGATCGGGTACGGGGATTTGGCCCATCACGTGCAGGACGATCAGCGACGCGACCGCCTCGGCCTCGTCGCCGAGATGATCGCGGTGCGCGTCGGCGAGGATCGACACCGAACAGGCGCGCAGTTCCTCGACGCGGCGCTGCGAGAGGCCGCCGCCATGCCGACGATAGGTCACCAATTCCGCGTCGAGCCGCGCGATCGTGCCGAACCGGGCGATGCGGTGGTAGAGATCGTAATCCTCGGCGCAGATCAGCTCGGGGCGCATGAAGATGTCGAGCTTGCGCGCGGCGTCGGCGCGCATCATCACCGACGACCAGACAAGCGGGTTTTCAATCTTGAGCAGCCATTCGATCACGCTCGGCGTGGTCGCGGCGGCGAGCGTCGCTGGCAGGATCGCCCCGTTTTCGAGGATGTTGGCGGCGGTGCCGAGCAGTACGGTCTCGGGGTGCGAATCGAGATAGTTGACCTGCGCGGCGAACCGCTCCGGGTGGCAGAGATCGTCATGGTCGAGCGCGGCGATATAGCGACCGCG
This genomic stretch from Sphingomonas panacis harbors:
- the hmgA gene encoding homogentisate 1,2-dioxygenase — translated: MTDYLTGFGNHFATEAVPGALPIGRNSPQRPAFGLYAEQLSGTAFTAPRHENRRSWLYRLRPSAEHPPYTRYQGAPRFAPGTDDAPLPPNRLRWSPIDAPTEPTDLIDGITTMLANRDPADLEGVAVHLYAANRDMTERAFVNADGELLFLPQAGRLTLLTELGRIDVAPGEIALVPRGVRFRALLPDGAASGYIAENHGALFRLPDLGPIGANGLANPRDFETPVAWFEDIDAPFTLVQKALGSLWITTLDHSPLDVVAWHGNVAPWRYDLARFNTIGTVSFDHPDPSIFTLLTSPSDVPGRANADIVIFPPRWMVAEDTFRPPWFHRNVMSEAMGLITGAYDAKADGFAPGGLSLHNLMAGHGPDVASWRAASEADLQPRKIADTMAFMVESCWPYRPTRFALEHALPDYDAAWAGFPKATLPGS
- a CDS encoding type II toxin-antitoxin system VapC family toxin, with protein sequence MRVLLDTHILLWMARSPQKLSRFERGILASEDVSLLVSVISIWEIRIKWQKFDRNGVRKGELSPEDALTYVERNDLALIPLSGADFTTRLEPPLVHNDPFDEMLLVHAARRDAKLLTRDRQLIGHPLAITPV
- the hppD gene encoding 4-hydroxyphenylpyruvate dioxygenase; the protein is MIQDAESTPRQNPLGLNGFEFVEFTSPDPEGMGRLLEQLGFTPTHRHPSKNVTRYKQGRINLMINRDEAGRVAAFRGEHGPSASAMAFRVADPAKAMEWALANGAKPTEEDDTVIQGIGGSYLYFIQDGIDLYADWAEFPGWREAEARNSVGLDLLDHLTHNVRRGQMRVWSEFYRTLFGFEEQKFFDIKGQATGLFSQAMIAPDHAIRIPLNESQDDKSQIEEFIREYNGEGIQHLALTTDDIFATVEALRARGVRLQDTIETYYELVDKRVPGHGEDLERLKRNRILIDGDVETEGLLLQIFTENMFGPIFFEIIQRKGNEGFGNGNFQALYESIELDQIRRGVVTVEG
- a CDS encoding glycosyltransferase family 2 protein, whose product is MTAAPAPTISVLMAIYNGAALVRETIASLQAQTFGDFELIVVDDRSTDDSLAVLKAIGDPRIRVIESPINQGVVLARNTAFAHARGRYIAALDHDDLCHPERFAAQVNYLDSHPETVLLGTAANILENGAILPATLAAATTPSVIEWLLKIENPLVWSSVMMRADAARKLDIFMRPELICAEDYDLYHRIARFGTIARLDAELVTYRRHGGGLSQRRVEELRACSVSILADAHRDHLGDEAEAVASLIVLHVMGQIPVPDRETLQRLGDALVRLQTHFIETRRPDAASRRLLRWETARRWARVGRIGLRTGALGLIETATVRPDHLGLGYAGLDDLILSRIVGGARNVARQRRPA
- a CDS encoding type II toxin-antitoxin system Phd/YefM family antitoxin; this encodes MEMSVREARANFASALDAAAKGEQVIITKNGEPVAELGPPRKKKGGFDFERNERVRKELGLDKYDGPPLDDAWLEEFNDAAWGRELFGLGDDWQPGRK
- a CDS encoding MarR family winged helix-turn-helix transcriptional regulator codes for the protein MHDAALKLDDFLPFRLSFTSNLVSDRIARAYQALFGLTIPEWRLVAVIAEGDGITQQAIGANTRMDKVTVSRAAIALVERGLVERVPNAGDRRSHLLRLTASGRALYEQVAPKALELEQRVFGGFDAARVEGFVAMLREIDALAMAVEAEDAG